From the genome of Oncorhynchus gorbuscha isolate QuinsamMale2020 ecotype Even-year linkage group LG18, OgorEven_v1.0, whole genome shotgun sequence:
CCACTGGACTCTTGCAACCCTCTGGCCCTCTACCCGGGCTAAGCTTCCATCCCCTATCACATTGCGTCAGACCCACGCATgagcatgcacacgcacgcacacacacacacacacacacacacacacacacacacacacacacacgcacacacgcacgcatgcacgcacacacacacagacacacacacacacattcaggagGGAGACATTTATACCCCATGTGCTAAAACCATCAGGCTGGATGGATGAAGAGGGTGGGtatagggggggggggtcctcaGGGGGGGTCCCCATGGGGGTCTATAGGTGTGAAATGGGTCAGCCGCTGTACAGAGGGTCACCTGAGGATGACGCTCCTGAGGTGGTTGTTGTTTGGGCACCAGCACTCACGGGccaaatgtactgtacagtactgtacacacacatgcatgcgaaCGCCTGAACACAAGCACGCACCAAAAACTACTGTAAACATAACCAAAAATAAATATGACACTTTATAGCCATGGCAACTATTCAACTTCCACAaagacctacagtacagaacctACTTTTGATGCTGGTTCATCGTGACTATGCTTTTTTACAACCATTTACAACAAGGTTTTGAAATGATACCATTTGCACGATATCAAAAGTGTATGGCCTCCCGCTTATCAAAGTGATAAGAACGTGGCACTTAACGGTTTCCCATTCATTCCTTAACGGGAAATATAATGCTTAACCTGTTCTTCCCAGGCAAAAATCCAGGCTTGAAATCAAGGTTGTTACCATAGCTACAACTACAGCCTTGTGACAACTCAGTAACAAGGGTGCTTGTGGATTCCAGGCTAGTAGTGTTGTACATTGCGTAAGCATAAATTGCATTTTTCCATTAAATGCCTAAGGAATGGTTTTGTAGATTCTAGTAGGGCTGGTTTGGACATACACTGCTGCTGTACGTGGTCATTATAAGTTATAATGACCACGTAAACATTTATCGAGGGAGGTTGTTTGGTGTAATGCAATCTATCCGCCACTGGGGCAGGATGTACGCAGGGCATCAGACTAGACGTggtcgcaacacacacacacacacacacacacacacacacacacacacacacacacacacacacacacacacacacacacacacacacacacacacacacacacacacacacacacacacacacacacacacacacacacacacacacacacacacacacacttggcagGGAGCATGTCGAGCCATTGTGGAGACAACCTCCCAGGAGGCTTTGCACACGACGATGCCAAAAGGTGTGGGCCTTTGTTTATATATTCTTCTTTAGGAAAACAAACGGGTGGTGTGTTGTTGAAATAAAACTGAAGTGCGTCTGAGCTGAAGTGTGTCGGCGGTTTGCCTGTCACCTCAATGCGCTCATTGCGTCAGGCTTAGACCGTGAGTAAGGTAGCATTTCAATTTACAATTCGTCAGTTAAACTAGGAGGCAAAATATTAATTTCTAATGCCAGACTCTTAGCCTGGGTGTCAGTGTGTTACTGCTCTCCATAAGGAAACCAGGCACAGTGGAAATGACTGGCACCAAGGATTCCATATTCCCACTGGGGCCACTCTTGATTTATATCAACATAGGCATGCCATAAACTTAGAGTGTTTGGACCCAGTGACTCCTGGGTTGCTACTTTGTAAACCCATTGAGACAGAGGGCTTTACCTATAATGACACTGCCTAAGCTCTCCTCAGCTATGTACACTACCAGCATCCCATACAGAAGACCCAAGCCAATACCATTGAGGGTCCATTTTCAGGGGTGGCCAGGGTTTATGGGCATTCCCATGACAAATCAGAGCACCAcgataaataatttaaaatataaACTTGGGATACCACATAAGTTCACGGAATATAAACAGTGACATACAACATCCAGCAATTAACACTTTACCCATACATTTAAGCtgtaatatgtaactttttgggcgacctgatAAAATGAACATAGGaatgtgagttatagatttgTCATtcgcattgaaagcaagtctaagaaggggtagatctgttctacgtgcgctatttctatgcttcctgttcttaaaTGTAATTTTTGCATCTCTTACTTTAGGTtctgtacaccagcttcaaacagctgaaaatgcatttttttttatatggaaaatatatttcacagtggtttagatggtacaatgattctctacactatacttgcttgttttgtcacataaactgaaattaggcgaactattaaAATGAATCCATGTTTCATGCATCCCACCCACAGGATTTTAGCAACGAGGAAATATtggagtgatttctgcatagtgcatctttcaTTTGTTCATATACCGGTTTAGTAACAATGTAATTAAATTAGCTGGAAATGGGCACCAACAATCTATGAGTAATTCGAACCCTGCCCAAACAACATCACCAACAACCAATCACGCatctagcctggttccagatctgtttgtgctgtcttgttgACTGTTGATCAtatgagttggcaagacagcataaaccgatctgggaccaggccagaACTACCCAGAACGACCAGGAAACCTGAATCTAAAACAAGGAAACTTGAGGAAATGCACCCTGGACAGCTGTGCTTTAGACTCACCAATACAAAACACACATGGCCCACAGAGCCAGAGCTTCAATCAGGCATTGTGTTATCATACTGTTGTTATCTCAGGAGAGAGAAAAATTGTTGTTGTCCTTTGTGTATTCCAGTTGGGGCGTCGTGTGTTTGAACAGGCATGGTGGCAAGGAGCTGTTTTTATAAAGACTAAAAATggaacaaaaatatcaaaataTAACAACCTCTTCCCATGTCTACTCTGTATGTGTCCATATTCTTTTCATCCACGACTGTCTATCAATAAACAATGAAATACTGAATGCATCGTTTGTGAGTGGGATATCTGTATGAGTCGCTATCAAACTGGTTAGGTTACAGTGGGGCAGATTCTGAACTCTCAGTTACCTTATCTAAGTGTAGTACCACACTGCCACACCGACAAAAGAATGCACCTGATTCTCATTCAATGGAAAACTTACTTTCAAACAGCAACAGTAAACGAGTGGAACCAAACAAAATATGCAGTAATCTTGTAATGGGTTTTTGTCATTCTCAACCCCAAAATACGAAGGCACACTCTGAGAGCAATCGATTGTGCATGGATGACTACAGCTTTGAAATATGCATCAAAGCCTGGTTCCGCTGGCACCATATCAGAAAAAGAGCTCAACATTATCTCAGTAGTGAGTTCAGCAGCGCAACATTATTGCAGCATTTAGGTTACAATACCGTGCAACTTGAACATAAAACATGAGTCACGCAATGGTCCAAGAGTAATTATCTTACTATAAAACCATTCAAAATTAACAAAACGAAAACGCCATACATTTAAGAGAGCTTCTTTCTGTTGACAAGATCACTATTTACCTGCCGTTAGGTTCAGCAAAGAAATCCATAAGATCTCTATGAAGGCGATTGCTTGGGAAAATACAACTTCACACGTTGCTACAGTTGCAGCTGTGACAGCAGCACGCCGGGTAGTACAGTATGACTACGCCCACCGATGATTTATTCAACCAATACAATGTCTCAATTGTTTCCCTGGCGATCTAGATAGGAGTTAGCCAATCAAATAGGCCTACAATATATACCTGTATTTTGTGCTGGTTGAGGTTTCTCATCTCTGAATAGATTTTTTTAAACACAGTTGATACTCTGTTTAACATTCAGCCTACTGTTACTCACTGTATGTTTAAAGATACCCAGAGACACAAGTTTTAAGAAATGTAGCCTACCATTTTATCTTATTTCTTCATCATTATTTATTTCTTGTAGGATTTGTCATACTACACAAACAATTCATAGAACATTGATTTGACATTGATAAGACACAAAATAAAGACTAACATCAAAATTGGTAccatatggagagaacagaagTGCCAGACAACACcattttgttttatcttgttacaTGCACAGTACCTTTAATTTCTGTTGATTTAGCATCTGTCTGTTGAAGTTAACCttatacactgaatgtacaaaacttTAGGAAtacctgctttttccatgacatactgtagactgcactgttggttaagggcttgtaagtaagcatttcacagtaagggctacacttgttgtattcggcacatgtgagaaataaagtttgacttgatttgaatccaggtgaaagccatgatcacttattgatgtcacttgttaaatccacttcaaaatcagtgtagatgaaggggagacgacaggttaaaggattttatttgtttgtgtgccattcaggcgatggacaagacaaaatatttaagtgcctttgaacagggtaggaTAGAAGGTGCCGGTTTgcatgtgtcaagaactgcaacgctgatgggtttttcacactcaacagtttcccgtgtgtatcaagaagggtccaccacccaaaggacatccagccaacttgacaactgtgggaagcattggagtcaacatgggccagcatccctatggaagagctttcgacaccttgtagagttcatgtcCTGATGGACTGAGGCTGTTGCGAGGGCAAAAGagggtgtaactcaatattaggaatgtgttcttaatgttgTGTACACTCGGTATGCATGTGTAATTACTAGTCTGCTGTGTTTTCCTGACATCATAGGGAAACTGGTTAGGTCACAGTCAGGATAAACCCAGAGTCCTACCCATTTAAACACAAAGATGTCTAACATACCAACCTCACCCTTTTTTAAAAGCATTTTTACTTTGCATTCTATTCTGCTGTATGATTGACTAGTGTGACCATATCCATTTTCGCCAGTGCAAAGCTGTAGACAGCAATACATTAGACAACTGATTAACAAAAGGACTGGATGAGTATATTCTGTAGCACCATAGACTGGTCTATGACACCAGGTCAATCTATCCTGGAATATCTATGTCCTTTCCTGCGGTCATCGGTATCAGCTAAATAAACCAAATATATCTTATGTTTTGTCAAATACAGTGTCAAATAAACATTACAGTGTGCTACTTAGTATGATACATCTTATATTATGTACAATGGAATGTCAAAAATGGGATTGTTTAATACAATGTCAAATGTATACATTTAAATGTAAAAACAACATTGAACATAATTGCATTTTGGGTGAGTCTGTGGAGTCCTGAGAAAGGCTGCCTTTTCTACCTCATTATCCTGACATACGTTGCTCTCGTGTGGGAAAGTGAACACAATGGACTCCCCTGCTGGTCTAAAGAAGTCACTGTGATATTTCAGAAATGTCCCACTTCAGGAAACCGTTGCTCATTACAGTGCAGGAAGAGAGGACTTCAGTGCTTCCAAATACCTTGCACCAATACCAGCGTAGCTACAGTGTAATGTTGAAGTTATTTTGAGGGAAGAAATATATAGTATACAAATGTACATCATTTACATAATCCATAGTGTCCATTTTAGCAACTGGGTATTGAACCCCAGTCTCCTGAATGtcacaagactgtgttagcccaaCGGAGGTCTGTAGGCCTCAGGCAATGTTAGTCATCACAGGAGGATGGTTCGCTGAACCATCCAGCAGCCATAATGTCCCTTGGCTCCAAAAAGAGTCACTTCCCTTAATTTTAGTCTGGTCCACAGACTCAAGGCTTTTCATTTCCACTTACTCCCCCTCTGTTACCAGCTGTCTGGTAAAAAAAAGTGTCATAAATacataaagtatatatatatttttaaggcTAGTCTTCCCCTCTCAGGGCTGTGCCCCGCTGAAGGTGGCTATGGGCAGGCTAGTCTTCCCCTCTCAGGGCTGTGCCCCGCTGAAGGTGGCTATGGGCAGGCAGAGGAGGGAGCAGAAGGTGGGGTGGAGAGGCTGGATCTGGGCGGACAGACCCTGGTCTAACCTCCAGTCTGTAGAGCTGTCAGGCTTGTAGCATACAGATACTTCACACctaggagagaaggagggagggaaagagacactgtggtcagagtgtgtgtgtgtgtgtgtgtgtgtgtgtgtgtgtgtgtgtgtgtgtgtgtgtgtgtgtgtgtgtgtgtgtgtgtgtgtgtgtgtgtgtgtgtgtgtgtgtgtgtgtgtgtgtgtgtgtgtgtgtgtgtgtgtgtgtgtgtgtgtgtgtgtgtgtgtgtgtgtgtgtgtgtggacgtgtttaacttTACTTGTGGAGACTGTGTGGATGTGTTTAACTAAGAAttgtaaaacaaaaatgtgaccaactggggacattttgttggtcCCCAAAAGGTCACATGCTATTTCTagtttctagggggtttagggttaggagctaaggttagttttaggattaggagctagggttaggtttaggggttaggagctagggttaggtttaggggttaggagctagggttaggtttaggggttaggagctagggttaggtttaggggttaggagctagggttaggtttaggggttaggagctagggttaggtttaggggttaggagctagggttaggtttaggggttaggagctaaggttagttttaggattaggagctagggttaggtttaggggttaggagctagggttaggtttaggggttaggagctagggttaggtttaggggttaggagctagggttaggtttaggggttaggagctagggttaggtttaggggttagggaaaataggattttgaatgggaccacaaggttagttgtataagactgtgactgtgtgtgtgtgtgtgtgtgtgtgtgtgtgtgtgtgtgtgtgtgtgtgtgtgtgtgtgtgtgtgtgtgtgtgtgtgtgtgtgtgtgtgtgtgtgtgtgtgtgtgtgtgtgtgtgtgtgtgtgtgtgtgtgtgtgtgcctgtacctGGTGACACCCTGGAAGATCTTCTTCTCATCCTGGTCCAGACACACAGCGAAGGTGGTGTTACCAGTCCCACTGACCTGCACCTTGTCCACCTTCACCTCAGTAACACTCAGTTGCTGTCAAGTAGAAACTGGCCATTAGAAGCAATACAAGTATATTATGGGACTCCAAGACTAAGCACAGTCCTGGATCAAAAACACAATCAAAGGATAATCTCCAGTGAAAGCGTTCAGGACTAGGTTCATCTGTGTTTGTGAAACCAGCCCTAAGGACATATAGAAAAGCATTCATTAGTGGCATTAATGCTATATTTGCCTGAGCTACAGGATGCAGTGTGTCACATTAATGTAAGATCCAGTGAACAGGAAAAGGGTtggacaataacaacaacaaaaagacctCAAGTGAAAGTCGTGTTCTGTTAAAGTAGAAACTGTGACGTGTCTGTGAAAGTGTACATCGTATTTCCTATCGGGTTGATCTAGAAAGAATCTCGTTCTCGGGGTACGAGAGATGTTGCTACAGACCTCTTTATGGAGTCCTTATAGAGCGCGGCGGTTTATGTGAAGTTGTTGATGCACGCAAGTCGCACCGACTCGATCTGACAACATCCTGCTCACCTGATTGTAGCCTTTCTTAGATTTGTTTGAGTTCTGCCTTTTCAGTACTTCTGTCATTGTCAACTGCAAGCACTCCATCTTTGAATCTGAAACCGTGGGGGAAGGAAGGGATCAAAACAGGATGTCTGCGTTGACGAAACAAACTTTCAAACCTACAACTGATTCGGCTGCTTTCTAAAAAGCGTGAACCCAAAAAATGTCCAATTCATGAATGAACCCAGAACTTTATTTTACTGTAGTTTATTTTATTGCTGTCGTTATATCACCTAGTTCCTCTGGATTCTTGCAGGCTTTGGTCAGGTTGATGGAGGTGCACACTTTGTCTTTCTTCGTCCATTGACTTCTCCCACTGATGACCacctgagagagaaaaagaaggagcgagagagagaaatacctcAGAGATGCATCAGGCAAAGATAATAATGATTCATTATGCAGTTGACACGGTCAGTATGTTTCTAGAAGGATGAAGAGCTGCTGAACACCATCTTTACCCTGTTGTAAACCACCTCTAACATCAGAGGGACTGCCTCCCGGTCGCCATCGATCCCAAACCTCTTGCTCGCGGCACCTACAAAACGGACAAACACAGAGCTTCCCTATTAGGATACAGCCATAGAGCTGAACATGATGCTGAAGATGAATAATCAATCATTGATGATGATGAATACGGAGAATGATGATTTATACATTTAGTATCACTTTGTTTTTTAAAAAGCAAAAATCGATGGAAGAGATTCAGTCATGTAGCATTGAAAAAAACGACATGTGGGAACAAATGAGACAAATTGAGTCTCTGAATCAGAGATTGAAACAACAGATGTTCCCATAGCCATAATCCACCCAGACCTCGGACTCCCGGCTGCATATTTTCTAATTGGAAAATCTGAACTGCCTGTTGTTTATTATGGGCTGTTTGATAGGAGACTGAGGCAGATGTCCGTACCCATAGCCTTGATGGCTCGTGTCCCTGCGGTGTGGCCCAGCTCTAGGGAGTGAAGGAaaacctctgtcctcctctcgcCTCCAGCTAACGTCATCTACAACCCCAAGGACATCAAGCAgtcaacacacacatttataaCATGGAAGGTTGAGTGCAGgagatgtgtggtctgtgtgtgtgtgtgtgtgtgtgtgtgtgtgtgtgtgtgtgtgtgtgtgtgtgtgtgtgtgtgtgtgtgtgtgtgtgtgtgtgtgtgtgtgtgtgtgtgtgtgtgtgtgtgtgtgtgtgtgtgtgtgtgtgtgtgtgtgtgtgtgtgtgtgtgtgtgtgtgtgtgtgtgtgtgtgtgcaagagagagagagagagagagagagagagagagagagagagagagagagagagagagagagagaaagagacagaaagagaatcCAGGCCTCACCTCTGCTTGGTAGAGCTGCATCAGTGCAGGCCTGGTGGCATGGCGACAGTAGTACAACACCAGGTCAGCCAGGATGGGCAGACGATCCTCATAGGAACTATCATACAACTCGGACTCCATCTTCGAGGTTTGCTGCAAGACACAGTGAACACCATTGACTGTGGGTGAGACAACACATTCTTTTTTTCATCATATTTATCATTTGATATGTCACACAAAATGTGGTCTTACCTGACACACCACGTTGGCCGGTAGACTGAGCAGGCTCAAGGTGTTGCGTTCGTACCAGGGGTCCAGCATACCAATGAAACGGGCTATGTCGTTAGTGCTGTCTTCTGTGCCAAGAATGTTGAGCTCCTAGAAGAACAATATGTCAGCCTAAACAGCTATCAACCCATTATCTAGAATAGAGGTTACGCTTTAGAGCTGATGTTTCTTATGGTGCACCAGAAACTAACATGGTTTGGGTCCATCTCATCAGGAAGTGAATTGAAGTTTAATTTATAAATTGAAGAAACTtaatattataaataaaatttcAATTATCTCCCCAATTGACTTGAATTGAAATAGAATTAACCCCAACCCTGATAGGGCCACTTAAAAAGAGCCACTATGCTATAAACCTGATAGGGCCACTTAAAAAGAGCCACTATGCTATAAACCTGATAGGGCCACTTAAAAAGAGCCACTATACTATAAACCTGATAGGGCCACTTAAAAAGAGCCACTATGCTATAATCCTGATAGGGCCACTTAAAAAGAGCCACTATACTATAAACCTGATAGGGCCACTTAAAAAGAGCCACTATGCTATAATCCTGATAGGGCCACTTAAAAAGAGCCACTATACTATAAGAGTTGTACTCACTGTACAGGATGTACTTCCTCTCCGTGGGCTAGCCGACTGGCCTCCGGGGCTAGGGCACCTGGGACTGGGGCACCTCACAACACCGTCCCTCTTCACAGGCACAAAGAAGAACTGCAGCCGGAAGGCTCTGCTGAGGCTCGGGCAAACGTTCTCTCTCTGGCGTAAGTTACTATAGGCCCTCGCCACCTTGCCCGCCACATGGTCGGCCCCGAACACTACCACCCTCAGGGTGGTGGCATTACTATTACCCTCCTCGTCACTGCTCAGGATGGGCCTCCGGCGGAAGCACACGTGCTTGAGGGCCTGGGGGGTACAGGGGGTCTGGAACAAAGAGTCTGGGTTGCGTAGGTGCACCTGCTGCGGGAGGGAGTTGGAGCGCTTTGAACGAACAGGGACAAAGTCCGTAGCATCTGGGCTGCCGAGGCTCTTGGCTCTGGTCAGGGACTGCGTCTTTGTCTTGAAGAAACGGGAGAAGTGCTGGCTCCGACGAGCCAAAGCTTTGGTTGACTTGCCGGATGATGGGCTCCGTTCCAAAGGGGAGGGGCTGGAGGTGGCGTCCTCGGGATCTTCGTAGAAGTCGCTGTCGATGCCGGAAGTGACTGAGAGAATGGAGGGGGTGTAGGATTCGGACAAGTTGGAGTACATGGAGTCTTTagaggcagtggagagggaggagacggtGGAGAAGGTGGAGGCTCGGTGGTCCACGCTCCAGCCGTTGTCTCCGACATGTCTACGCACaaactccttctctccctcttcctgctctccctcttcctcctccaggtCGAACTCTgcatcttcctccccctcctcaccatCACCCTGACCACTGGAGGTCTGGAAGCCGGTTAGGTCGTTCTCCAGTATGGTGTTGAGGATGTCTGAAAACCACAAGGACACAGCCTATCAGTTGCATGTACTGTAAAGGACCGTCGACAAAGTCATTTGTCACAATCCAAGTTGAAACCATCAAACGGAAAGGAAAGTCAACCTAGGTcggagaaacctagagaggaaccagactcaaGGGGGATCCCATGACAAGCCATTTCATGAGAGACTGAAGACCAAAGTCCTTTACCAAAGTTGTCCTTGTCCCAGTGAAACATGTAGCACTTGGCTGTGGGCAGTGGTAGCGTTTGCAGCATTCCTAAAAACAGAGTAAATACAACGAAACAACATTTACACACATTGTATGGACATTTTTTCCCAGTTGCCTAATTTTGACAAATCAATACACTGGTTAGGATCCACCCTCTCACCCTCAGACTTCCTGACATCGGACGCTGGGACGcccatcctctccctcagcccctccaGGCCCCGCGTCACATGATCACGGCCTTTCGCCGGGTCGTCCATGGCAGCGGCCATCTCCAGGACGTCAGTTACCATGGAGAAGATCTCCACCAGCACTTCTAGACTCTTGACCTGTGGCGAGAAAGTCACGTTGTGTTTCTGTACAGAAGATCGGTACTAACAATCTATCAAACTACTAACCGTTGATTTTGACCATGATGGGTAAAAACTAACAGATTACACATCCATCAAGACTAACAAAATCTTAGCTAAAATCACAATTTCTATCGGTATCTCCATAGCGCTCCAGTGGTATATTGTGTCGTCCAGTACCTGCAGGGCTTTGTGGATGCTGGCCAGGGTGTACTTGGTGCCCAGGGTAGCCTGGTAGGCATGTTTGACCAGGGTGATATAGGTCTCTCTCTGGGACCGTTGGATACTACTCAGTTGGTCTGCTACAGACAGGAACTCAGGAGGCACCTCACTAGGGTTCATCAACAGAACCGTCCTATAGGGATGAGATGACATAGGGTTGACATGGTGGAAAACACAGGGGTGATAGGAGGTCTGCGCTCTAAAAAAAcaaagtgattattatttttcGTTGTTGCATGAATTCTAGAACAGGAAGATAGAAATGCCTTTGTCTCTCGGCACACATGCAAAGTCGTGTATATAAACACACGCCCAGTTACATGGAAACAAGGGGAACGCTAACAGAAGAAAAACCCACAGAGTGAAGAGGAAGTAGTGATATATTGGGCAGGGAAGGGGTGGGGAGAACCAATAACTGAAGTGGAGTTCCAGATGTGTGGTTTTTACATGTGCATGACAAAAATGCACAGTCATTTAGAATCATCTGTCGTAAAACGTAGCAGTTAAACTGTTGACAACCTACATTGTTTTTGAGCGATGTTTTGAGGTGGCCAGGCCTTGCTCTTCTCTCACCAGTCTGTGATAGGATATGCCTGTGAAGTGAACACACGCTGAATAAGTTGTTTTTTCTTTGCACACTAAAAGTATTGTATTGCACACAATTATATCATCATTTGATCTCACAACATCACAAAATAGTGATGCCCATTCACACCACTGCAagctcattcattcattcattcattcattcattcattcattcattcgttcattcattcattcattcgttcattcattcattcattcgttcattcattcattcattcattcgttcattcattcattcattcattcattcattcattcattcattcgttcattcattcattcattcattcattcattcattcattcattcattcattcattcattcattcattcattcgttcattcattcactcattcattcattcattcgttcattcattcattcattcattcattcattcgttcattcattcattcattcattcattcattcattcattcattcattcattcgttcattcattcattcattcattcattcattcattcattcattcattcattggcCTGTACCTGACGTGACTTTCTCAGATTTCAGTCTTATTTTTGATTCGATCTGTCATTATCCTCTTCCAGGTAGTTGACAGGTTGTTATAGTTCTGCTTTTT
Proteins encoded in this window:
- the LOC124003370 gene encoding phosphoinositide 3-kinase regulatory subunit 5-like encodes the protein MQHTSCTEDRIQHALDRCLDGLRPSPTAPQPWNVLMCSAGQSLNRWSLEELVKRDPENFLILLQQILRKTREVQDQCQYELVAPLAIMFSSTLLQTPFCPPATELLEEACEVFGCFLTWPEPYCSVCKGLLSTLHQELKAPGISYHRLVREEQGLATSKHRSKTMTVLLMNPSEVPPEFLSVADQLSSIQRSQRETYITLVKHAYQATLGTKYTLASIHKALQVKSLEVLVEIFSMVTDVLEMAAAMDDPAKGRDHVTRGLEGLRERMGVPASDVRKSEGMLQTLPLPTAKCYMFHWDKDNFDILNTILENDLTGFQTSSGQGDGEEGEEDAEFDLEEEEGEQEEGEKEFVRRHVGDNGWSVDHRASTFSTVSSLSTASKDSMYSNLSESYTPSILSVTSGIDSDFYEDPEDATSSPSPLERSPSSGKSTKALARRSQHFSRFFKTKTQSLTRAKSLGSPDATDFVPVRSKRSNSLPQQVHLRNPDSLFQTPCTPQALKHVCFRRRPILSSDEEGNSNATTLRVVVFGADHVAGKVARAYSNLRQRENVCPSLSRAFRLQFFFVPVKRDGVVRCPSPRCPSPGGQSASPRRGSTSCTELNILGTEDSTNDIARFIGMLDPWYERNTLSLLSLPANVVCQQTSKMESELYDSSYEDRLPILADLVLYYCRHATRPALMQLYQAEMTLAGGERRTEVFLHSLELGHTAGTRAIKAMGAASKRFGIDGDREAVPLMLEVVYNRVVISGRSQWTKKDKVCTSINLTKACKNPEELDSKMECLQLTMTEVLKRQNSNKSKKGYNQQLSVTEVKVDKVQVSGTGNTTFAVCLDQDEKKIFQGVTRCEVSVCYKPDSSTDWRLDQGLSAQIQPLHPTFCSLLCLPIATFSGAQP